The following are encoded together in the Citrus sinensis cultivar Valencia sweet orange chromosome 1, DVS_A1.0, whole genome shotgun sequence genome:
- the LOC102622287 gene encoding probable sarcosine oxidase produces the protein MEFPGEKFDVIVVGAGIMGSSAAYQLAKRGQKTLLLEQFDFLHHRGSSHGESRTIRATYPEDYYHPMVLESCLLWEQAQSEIGYKVYFKAHQFDMGPSENKSLRSVIASCRKNSVPHQVLDCRQVLEKYSGRIEIPENWVGVATELGGVIKPTKAVSMFQTLAIKNGAVLRDNMEVKTVLKVKDAVKGGVTVVTSNGEKFWGKKCVVTAGAWVGKLVKRITGLELPIQAVETTVCYWRIKEGNEADYAVGGDFPSFASYGDPYIYGTPSLEYPGLIKIALHGGYPCDPDRRPWGPGLLLDSLKEWIQGRFAGRVDSNGPVATQLCMYSITPDEDFVIDFLGGEFGEDVVVAGGFSGHGFKMAPAVGRILADLVLSGEAQGVELQHFRISRFKENPKGNVKDYEDQVSFSVHPQ, from the coding sequence ATGGAATTTCCTGGCGAAAAGTTCGATGTAATAGTGGTGGGTGCAGGCATCATGGGCAGCTCAGCTGCCTACCAACTAGCCAAACGAGGCCAAAAGACACTACTGCTAGAGCAATTCGATTTCTTGCACCACCGTGGCTCCTCACACGGCGAGTCACGCACCATTCGAGCTACTTACCCGGAAGATTATTACCACCCCATGGTCCTTGAGTCTTGTCTTTTATGGGAACAAGCTCAATCTGAAATCGGCTACAAGGTCTACTTCAAAGCCCATCAGTTCGACATGGGCCCATCTGAAAACAAGTCTCTCCGCTCCGTCATTGCCAGCTGCCGCAAAAATTCGGTCCCACATCAAGTGCTCGACTGCCGCCAAGTGCTGGAAAAATACTCCGGCCGGATTGAGATACCGGAGAATTGGGTCGGTGTGGCGACTGAGCTTGGTGGTGTAATTAAACCCACCAAGGCAGTTTCCATGTTTCAGACACTAGCCATTAAGAATGGAGCAGTGCTCCGAGATAACATGGAGGTAAAAACTGTACTAAAAGTAAAAGACGCTGTTAAGGGAGGAGTTACTGTGGTTACCAGTAATGGTGAAAAGTTCTGGGGTAAAAAATGTGTGGTAACTGCTGGTGCTTGGGTGGGAAAGTTAGTTAAAAGAATCACTGGGCTTGAGCTGCCTATTCAAGCTGTGGAGACTACTGTGTGTTATTGGAGGATTAAGGAAGGTAATGAAGCCGATTATGCCGTCGGCGGTGATTTTCCAAGTTTCGCAAGCTATGGTGATCCTTACATTTACGGCACCCCGTCGTTGGAGTATCCAGGGCTGATTAAGATTGCGCTGCATGGCGGGTACCCATGTGACCCGGATAGGAGACCGTGGGGACCCGGACTGTTGTTGGATTCGTTGAAGGAGTGGATTCAAGGGAGGTTCGCCGGCAGGGTTGATTCAAATGGTCCCGTAGCTACTCAATTGTGCATGTATTCAATCACCCCGGACGAGGATTTTGTGATTGATTTTCTGGGTGGGGAATTTGGGGAGGATGTGGTGGTTGCCGGTGGGTTTTCCGGTCATGGGTTCAAGATGGCTCCGGCTGTTGGGAGGATATTGGCTGATCTTGTGCTCAGTGGGGAGGCACAAGGAGTGGAGCTACAGCACTTTAGGATATCAAGGTTTAAAGAGAATCCTAAAGGCAATGTCAAAGATTATGAAGACCAAGTTAGCTTCAGCGTCCATCCACAGTGA
- the LOC102629595 gene encoding trifunctional UDP-glucose 4,6-dehydratase/UDP-4-keto-6-deoxy-D-glucose 3,5-epimerase/UDP-4-keto-L-rhamnose-reductase RHM3-like: MHQQLEIRHTESGNSNNHKAKMSGEFEPASYKPKKILITGAAGFIGSHVTNRLIKNYPDYEIVALDKLDYCSSLKNLHPSRASPNFKFLKGDITCADLMNYLLVSEGIDTIMHFAAQTHVDNSFGNSFEFTNNNIYGTHVLLEACKLTGQVKRFIHVSTDEVYGETDMESDIGNPEASQLLPTNPYSATKAGAEMLVMAYHRSYGLPTITTRGNNVYGPNQFPEKLIPKFILLAMKGQQLPIHGNGSNVRSYLYCADVAEAFDVILHRGVIGHVYNVGTKKERSVLDVAADICTLFKLEPEKTIHYVQDRPFNDHRYFLDDQKLKRLGWKEKTPWEEGLKLTLEWYKKNPHWWGDVTGALCPHPSVILLTDSCGNDDAFFLHNGYEICGRSRLKFLIYGKTGWIGGLLGKYCKDKGIAFEFGTGRLEDKNSLLDDMKRVRPTHVLNAAGITGRPNVDWCESHRVETIRTNVMGTLTLADVCKEKNVLLMNFATGCIYEYDSMHPQGSSIGFKEDDEPNFTRSFYSKTKAMVEGLLKAYENVCTLRLRMPISSDLSNPRNFVTKLARYNKVVNIPNSMTVLDEMLPIAIEMARRNCRGAWNFTNPGVISHNEILELYKEYIDPQLKWSNFNLEEQANVLVAPRSNNHMDVTKLKKEFPEVLSIKDSIIKYVLEPNKKKNNDMY; encoded by the exons ATGCACCAGCAGCT TGAAATAAGGCACACTGAATCAGGAAATAGCAACAATCACAAAGCAAAAATGTCTGGAGAATTCGAACCAGCTTCATATAAACCCAAAAAGATCCTCATAACTGGAGCTGCCGGGTTCATTGGCTCTCATGTCACAAACAGgctcataaaaaattatcctgATTACGAGATTGTAGCCCTTGACAAGCTTGATTATTGCTCTAGCCTCAAGAACCTTCATCCTAGTCGCGCCTCGCCGAATTTCAAGTTTCTCAAGGGTGACATTACTTGTGCTGATCTCATGAATTACCTCTTGGTTTCAGAGGGTATTGATACTATTATGCACTTTGCTGCTCAAACCCATGTGGATAATTCTTTTGGCAACTCATTTGAGTTCACAAACAACAACATTTATGGGACACATGTACTTCTGGAAGCATGTAAGCTCACAGGGCAGGTCAAGAGGTTCATTCATGTTAGTACCGACGAAGTTTATGGCGAAACTGACATGGAGAGTGACATTGGCAATCCTGAAGCCTCTCAATTGCTGCCCACAAATCCTTACTCTGCGACGAAAGCAGGGGCCGAAATGCTCGTCATGGCTTATCATAGATCTTATGGCCTGCCAACAATTACTACTAGAGGCAATAATGTGTATGGCCCTAACCAATTCCCGGAGAAACTGATACCAAAGTTTATTCTTCTCGCAATGAAAGGACAGCAGCTGCCGATTCATGGGAATGGCTCAAATGTACGAAGCTATTTGTATTGCGCCGATGTTGCCGAGGCATTTGATGTGATACTCCACAGAGGAGTTATAGGACACGTTTACAATGTTGGCACTAAGAAGGAGAGAAGCGTCCTTGATGTGGCAGCAGATATATGCACGTTGTTTAAATTGGAACCCGAGAAAACTATACATTATGTTCAAGATAGGCCTTTCAATGATCACAGATATTTCTTGGATGATCAAAAGCTTAAGAGACTAGGCTGGAAGGAAAAAACCCCATGGGAAGAAGGGCTGAAGTTGACATTAGAGTGGTACAAAAAGAATCCTCATTGGTGGGGCGACGTAACGGGTGCCCTTTGCCCTCACCCGTCAGTCATATTGCTTACCGACTCCTGTGGAAACGATGACGCGTTTTTCTTGCATAACGGGTATGAGATTTGTGGGAGGTCAAGGCTAAAATTTTTGATATACGGCAAGACTGGATGGATTGGGGGACTATTGGGCAAGTACTGCAAAGACAAAGGGATAGCATTTGAGTTTGGAACAGGAAGATTGGAAGATAAAAATTCTTTACTTGATGACATGAAGAGAGTAAGGCCAACTCATGTGTTGAATGCAGCTGGGATTACCGGGAGGCCTAACGTTGATTGGTGTGAATCTCACAGAGTCGAAACCATTAGGACTAATGTGATGGGCACTCTAACTCTAGCCGATGTTTGCAAAGAGAAAAATGTATTGCTGATGAACTTCGCGACTGGCTGCATATACGAGTATGACTCCATGCATCCTCAAGGTTCAAGTATCGGATTCAAGGAGGACGATGAGCCAAACTTCACCCGTTCTTTCTACTCGAAGACAAAGGCTATG GTTGAGGGGCTACTCAAAGCATATGAAAATGTTTGTACTCTGAGACTCCGAATGCCAATCTCTTCTGATCTAAGCAATCCGCGAAACTTTGTAACGAAGCTGGCCCGTTACAACAAAGTTGTGAACATTCCGAATAGCATGACCGTGTTGGATGAGATGTTACCAATTGCCATTGAAATGGCAAGAAGGAACTGCAGAGGAGCGTGGAACTTTACAAATCCAGGAGTCATAAGCCACAATGAGATATTGGAGCTTTACAAAGAGTACATTGACCCTCAATTGAAATGGTCCAATTTTAACCTGGAAGAGCAGGCCAATGTGCTTGTGGCTCCAAGAAGTAACAATCACATGGATGTTACAAAGCTAAAGAAGGAGTTTCCTGAAGTGTTATCAATTAAAGATTCAATTATCAAGTATGTGCTTGAGCccaacaagaagaaaaataatgacatgTACTAG
- the LOC107177633 gene encoding EG45-like domain containing protein yields the protein MAFLSNNSRIALILFSCLVMSFHSSASAQNYGTATYYTPPYMPSACYGFADQGVMIAAASEAIWNGGGACGQYYQVTCVSGTNAGTPYPCQGSSSVVVKIVDLCPAGSCRGTIDLSQEAFASVADTASGVINISYQQI from the exons ATGGCATTCCTATCAAACAACTCCCGCATCGCCCTCATTCTATTTTCGTGCTTAGTTATGAGCTTCCACTCATCAGCGTCAGCTCAAAATTATGGGACTGCTACCTATTACACTCCTCCGTACATGC CCTCTGCTTGCTATGGATTTGCGGATCAAGGAGTGATGATAGCAGCAGCAAGTGAAGCAATATGGAACGGAGGTGGTGCATGCGGGCAGTATTATCAAGTAACCTGTGTAAGTGGCACAAACGCTGGCACCCCATACCCTTGTCAAGGAAGCAGCTCCGTGGTGGTGAAGATTGTAGACCTGTGCCCGGCAGGGTCGTGCAGGGGCACCATTGACTTGTCACAGGAAGCTTTTGCTTCCGTTGCTGACACTGCCTCCGGTGTTATCAACATTTCTTACCAACA GATTTGA